AATTAGAGAGAAGCTTATACAGAGGAAATTTTCAAGCATATAGCAAGTTTCAGATGAAAATAAGGATAAAGATGAAATTGCTAACCGTGAGTTCtgtgatttgtattttaatgttctATGGAAAGGCTTATCAAGCAGGATTTGAGTTGTCTAAGTTTTTCTATGTTTTCTGTTAATGTGCTTTACAAATTCAGATGCAGATTTTTATATGAATACTAAAGCATGCACATCCAAAAGTCCTGCAGAAGGTAGGGGTAAGAATTATGTATAACTGAGGCAGTGAAATGATGTTAATTTTGTATACGGAATGATTAAACTTATAATGGGGCAAAATGTGAAGGCTCTAATTAAAGCAGGGTGAATTTTTGTTGCATGTTCTTACTAGTCATGAGCttgagaaaggagaagaaaggtgAAGCTGTAGACAAAAGGATTAGATGCATGTGTTGTTTCTATATATATGCAGCTTTAATCCAGTGTCATGATAGCATTATGGACTAGCTGATGATAGAATGCACTAAGTTGTAATCTTGCTAACTGATCTGTAAACGTTATAATAAGCTGACCTCACTAAGGAAAGAGCTTCCTTAGATCCTTTTCCATGCGTGAATATGGGGAGAAGGAGAATGCTTTAGCAAGAAATGCTTCCTGGAAATAGAACCAGGTTTAAGCCCGTGAGGTCACATTGGTGTTATCCTGCTGTGAGGAAAGGATCTAATCTAAGGACTCTAAGTAAACTGGAGTTTATTAAAATACCTTGTGTgatgaaaggagaaagaagcaacTTGTACACACTGAGGGATTTGGGTCacaaaatgtgaagaaaacaaagtacTTAGGGGTTCCACTGGTTCAAAATACTCCAAAGTCCTAAATTCAGCTTGAGGGAGACATCATCTGTTTTGGCCAAGTTTGTCACTGTTAGTTAGTCATATGTATTTTACTACTTATTCTCTTTTGTGTTCATGTAGACTGAACAGTTGAGTCCTGCTTTCCCAACCCCCATACCTATGGGAAATCTGACTGAAACAGGCTCTCCAATTTGTAAGTTCATTTTAGGTGATCTTGTCATCTGGTCTCTCCCCTTCCCTAATGTGCTGACATTCCATAGGAGGAAGAAGTGGTAGTGTTGGGTTCCTCAGCTCTTGGGGCTGTTGGGAAGGCACCTGGACATAAAAAAATTCAAGTTCTGGCATTTAAGTTGTCCCTGTGTATGACAAAGTGACCTATGCTGCTCTCAAGACTGAGGTGACAGACTCCAAGAGAGGCATTCCAAATCATCAGAGGGGTGCTGGGAACTCTTCTCCCCATTGCAGTTTCCTTGCGTTCTCCTCAACTGAGGTGTCCTGAACTCTGCTGTGTTATGCTTCACTGATCCCAAATGGATCCAGTGATCTAGGAACCTCTATTTGAGACATTAAGAGGTCCAGCTAGACTGGTCCTAGCTTCTGCAACACTGACACCCCAGCTCTCCACAAACAGCAATCTCTGCCATCCCAAAACCAAGTGCAGATCAGAAAATTCAAAGATCCACTTCTAAGAATCAAAACTGTGAACTTTATAATAAATGGGCTAATCCATCCAGGCAAATTCTTAGTCCATTTGTACTTAATAAACTCTTGTTGACTacatacaacaaaaaaacattGAACAACATCAGGAAAATGACTTAACATGATTTTGTGCCCTGACTATTAAGATGATTTTTGCACTCTACTGTTATGATCAGCAGTATGTTAAATGcagtaatgaaaaacaaatactgcCAAAGGATATGGAAAACACCTATTCAAGAAATGTGACTGGTTTGATGTTTTCTgctaaacacagcaaaacaatcTGATCCAACATATACATATTGATTCTGTGTGGGATTTGAAATTATTGAACACCTTAATGTAAGAATGCAGTTCAAACTCTCTAAAACAATATTTCAGGCTCAGTTATCATCTTGCTTTCTTCTCCAAGCTCACTTTCTCAGCTTGCCAGGCCAAATGAAGATGCTTTATTGCTTCAAGGCACAAGAGATTGTTTAACAGTGTTAGGAATACGACTGGCATAATAGTCATAATTTCTCAAAGCAGCAAGGACCCCAGCAGAATTCATGTGTTTCACTTCCTTGTTGTACTGAAACGAATTTCCATGGATATCAGTTAtcttgcctggaaaaaaaaaaaaaaaagaaaagaaaaaaaaatccagcaaacAAGACCTGGAGAGAGAGAATCTACTTTATTAGTACAAGTGGTACAACTAGAAAAACAGTCTTTGTTGTACACATGCCTGTCTTCAGATGTCAAATATCTTTGCTCCCAGTTTAAGTGCAACAGTATTGTACTGACCAAAATCAAATAActaatggttttattttctttcagtaacatTTATATTCCTTGTgtttcaggaaaaggaaaagaccaCCTCTCTCTTATGGATTAACTAAAATGCTTCCTGAATAGTTTTTACATTTGCCAttgacaggaaagaaagaaataccttGAGTTCAAGTAAAAGCCACGGTAAGCCTATACAACAAACTCTAACATAATATAGAAGTACCTTTGCTGGTTTTAAACAAGTTTCTAGAAATCACTTAGCAAGACCAACACCGATCTTTATGCAAGCTAATTTAACCATGACATATCTAAATAACAAGGAGGCTAAATACAGCCCTGCACTGCCCCAGattaattgggttttttttgtgcctGAGCTAACCTGTTTAAAGCTATCTCAATTATCAACACTAGAGACTGCAGATAATGTCATTATAAAGCCAGTTATCATTGCTTGACAATTTAGGAGATTAAACCCTATTTATAAGcataaacagcagaaaaagtatAATAACACTTATATTCAAGTTCTTGTCAGTGAGACTTTTCATAACTCCTCTAACCTCTTCCTCCCTAGAAAGGTGAAGTGGCTTATGTTGGCTGGAGACCACTAATTTTAGTGaattacacagaatcatagaatggtttgggttggaaaggaccttaagatcatccagttccaacccccctgccatgggcagggacacctcacactaggccATGATGACCAAGGCCCTGCCCAActtggcactgctggggacagagcatttaccacttctctgggcagcctgataaagtgcctcaccagcctcccAGTAAAGGACTTCTTGCTTGCATCTAACCAAAATCtcccatttaattttaaacctaTTACCCCTTCTCGTATCACTACAGCCCTTGATGAATGACTCAAAGGAACAACTGCATTATTTGGcctatttttgttgttttaaagaaTTCTCTGTCCACGTATTACATAATGTTACTAATGCTAAACTACTACATCCACTTAGGACAATGTGATTTTAGTGTGAAATAGTAGCCAacagaaaaaagacatttattttggcCTATCCCTTTGGAGCTACTGTTGATTTcagagggcttttttttcctatgaaaattGTAAGTAACTTTAAATTACATTTCACTTATCTTAGAGCTTTGAATGATATTAACTTACCTCCCACAGCATGTAGAATAGCTTCCGGTGCACATGTATCCCATTTCTTGCACCCAGGACTGGCAAATACATATGCAGATGCCTTGCCTTCTATAAGCTGAATGACCTGTTAGGAATAGAGAGTAGCAATTGTTGCAAATGGGCTAGGCATTTAGAAATGGGTAAAACTAACACCAGCAAACAGGGATTAGATCAGTTTATTGACTTACTCActctcagaaaaggaaaaccagtcATTTCCTTTCCAATATTACAAGAAATTATATTAAGATTTAGAAAGCTATAGTGTATTACTATTCTGAATGATCTATTTTGGATTGTTATGAATACAGTCTAGTAGATTAAAATCTGATCTTAGTTTCAGAAATAAGAATTTCCAACTTGTGCAAGtaaatactaaataaataaaagtggAAATTATCTCCATGTTGTCTTGGTGCCTTGCACAAGTTGGAGAGAAAAGATTGGAGAGACTGTTTTTGACAGccatgacaaaaaaaagctttaaaaactgTAGCAAATGAGTATTCCTTGCATGCAGAGAAGTTCTGCAAAGGAAATATCGCTGAGTGCTTTTATGTTTATCCTTTCATATAAGCTGCTAGATAGTTGGAACCAAAACTGTATTAACATGAATGAGAGAAAATGCTTAATAGCTGTGATTAAACTGAATTCCCATTTAGTCTTCATtacaactttttattttctctcctagaaacaaaatacaggGCAAGCTGGACCTGAGCTATGACCAGCATGGCTACTGTTATCAATATACCTGTACCAAATTCTCTCTACCTCACAGCACACTGAATGTTAGGAAGAGAAATTGtgctgggaaaggaggaggaaatctCCTGTACATTTATGCAAGTAagtgatttctttaaaaattctttttttttgaaaggtACCACCTCCCAGTAATAAGAAAAGATTTACAGCTTTCATACCTTGTTTCCTGCTCCTCCAACTCTGATGACACTGTCTGGATTCAAAGCACTGATACATTCATTTACCAGGGCACTGCTGTGAGAACGGGTGGTAACAATGATGTGTTTCCCAGCAGGTGCTTCTGTGAGCTGAAATCCAAAGGCACCTATGCCTACGACTCCCCAGATTGTCCgtcccagcacagcatcaggTCCTGCCTACAGAAAAGGTACACAGGTCCAGGTGATGGTTAATCACAGTGATATGCATTTAAAGCTCAAATGGAAGGAGTACTTAGAGATGTCTTTGCATACCAGGGAGTATAATACTACTACTAGGTTATACATTTAAACTACTCTAGAGCTCAGAATGAGAAATTGCCTCTAAGGCAAGGACATTGTTTACCCTTTTCTTATCTGTGACATTGTGGTGCATTACATTCTGCCTCCAATGACTGATGTTAGTATTTGTATATTTCTGTACTTCAGGCACAATCTGTAACTGAAAATATCAtgtcattttaaatgttttgtcatACATATCACACAGAACATATAGAATCAGCTGATGATATGCATTACATCAACtcaagaattttttctttaaattccaGTGACTTTAACCAATCAGGCTGTGCCATGTGCTTTTTTCCCATCATACATAATACTGATATAATCtcaaaacatgtttaaatgcTTATAGGTTGGCCACCCTGGACTTATTCCTGAAACCTAACATGATACACTCTAACCCAGCTGTCAGTGACAGGTACACTTTGTTTACTACAGGGCTGCAGATTTATGGCAGTTACCACATATCACAAATTCACCTACTGCATGGATTTACTAGAGAGTTTATAGCAAAGACTGCAAAACCCCTGATCTATACTTATTTTACAGCATGTACTCTGTATTTACTCTAGCAATATGTACAGCATATATTCAATATATAGGATATTACACAAGCCTCAGGATTCAGTATGGCTGTTAGTAGATCGCTGAGATTTGGTTCCTGGAAACCAACATtcaaaattttatatatttaataaaaaaaccaccacccaATAATCCAGCATTAAGTCCACtatgtgctgcttttcagctgaaagtgtGCTAATTAGAAAAGGCTTAGAAGTGACAGAAATTATCTAATGCTTTTAAACAGATCAATGCATTTAATACCTCATAGTTGTAATAGGGCTGGTTAATAACTCCTGCTATTGCTTTGCCTCCATAAGCAATTCCAATAAGAACCGTTACGTGGTCAAGGAGACCTGTACAGAAATCACATGAATGTAGTTATGCTTCAAAAAgaaagtatatatatttaaaaagaaccCCTTCAATAGATGTCCACACTGATATGCAGAGTGGTatcttaaaaatgcaaatactaATCAGGATTTTTCAGGTGTAATAGGTTGGTTGATACAATTTTTTTTAGTCATTTACCTTTGaggtttgcaaaaaaaaaaaaatgccccaGATAGAATGCTTTTAATAGAACTGTGTTATAATTAAcacaaaatgaggaagaaatttaaAGATACAGCTAAATGGAAGTATATGATAACATTCTTCTTTAATTGTGGTGTGGTTTCTTTAATGGTATTCAAAACTAACAATTTGTTGACAATTGTACATCTCTCTtcctgaaaaagggaaaaaatctgCCTAAAAGATTTCACATTAAAAGATGCAGCAAGAAGTTTCAGCATATTATTTCtggaggttttcttttgttttcttcattttaggGTCTGTTTCTAAGGACACAAATTAGGCTTTGCTGAAAACAGTTTCAGAAGAATAATGATTTGAAagagatgttttattttgaaagagctACAAATATAGCTCTGGTATTTGAGCTGTTTGAAGAGGAGGATTGAGGGCATTCCTGTGTGATTTAGCCCTCAATTGAAAGTATATGTGAAATTTTGACTTAAAGCTTAAGGAAATCTGCCAGCAATCAAAGGCAGCCGTTTGCTCCCTGGAATGATAAAAACTGGCAGTTCAGTACTCCATCAGGAATATTCAATACTGAATGATGAAAAAATCCATAGAACTCAAAGTAAAGAAGCAACGTCAGCCTTATGAAACAGTATCGTGTATGAATTCTATCATATAACTATCTACATGTACATGCTACTTTATTATGTTCCTTTTTTGGTCTAAATCAACAGAATTAAAGGAGAGGCCAACCTTCAGTGTACTCCTTGGTTCCGTCCAAGGGATCAACCCATATTacaagctttaaaaatacaaaaataaggaCATTAACAAATACAAATGATTGAAGTTATCATGCAAAGTATATCTTTTACTTtagtgttttcatttccttacaggagtaaatacagaaaaagttctttacacAAGAAAGCTTAAAAACTGACTAGAACTTCTCAGAAAATATCTTTATAGAGGTACAAAGGCTTAAACTTAATATGGAAATGACATTATTAGGTCTGAAGTagataaattaatttcaatcaGAAGTTGCAGGAAGCAAATGTCCATTTTCCACTATTGCACCTCAGGAATATGCAGCATTTCTGACTCTGGAGGTGTGATTCTCATAATAACATGCCAGTTTTCcaaccaaaaagaaaagcttgcaACACTGGAATAACCTTTTTCTTAATACATTCTTAGCTAAAATCAGTGAGTAATATAACATAGTGTAAAATATGAGGACatgactggagcacctcccgtatgaagacaggctgagaaagttggagctgttcagcctggagaagagaaggctgcgtggagacctcatagcagccttccagtatctgaagggggactacagggatgctggtgagggactatccattaaggactgtagttacaggacaaggggtaacgggttgaaacttaaacaggggaagtttagattggatataaggaagaagttctttactgtgagggtgctgaggcactggaatgggttgcccagggaagttgtgaatgctccatccctggcagtgttcaaggccaggttggatgaagccttgggtgatacggtttagtgtgaggtgtccctgcccatggcagggggattggaactagatgatcttaacgtcctttccaaccctaactattctatgattctatgtatagCGTTACCACATTACCTCTTCCTCTTTAATTCCTGTGTACTGAGCAGGACAAGTTTTCTTCAGGATTTCTTCACAGTGACCATCTTCAATTAGTTCCTCAGTTACCTCATCATTGGGCAGCTCCTAACAAAAGTATTCTTAGAATTATCAGAAAAGATGTTAGCTTCACCTCAGTTTGTCTTAGAACTGTAGATTTACTTGTGGCTTGCTCAAAAAAACTAATGCAATGGAAAGGTGAAATGGACTGCTAGTATTTTTAATAGGTTATTTCTTAACACCTGCCAAACAGCTTCCACTGCAAATTAATAAACTGTTAGTATGAAATAAACTAGGTACTTACTTCTTCTCCTATGATTGTCACCTTGGGAAACTTCTGTGCCAGCGAAGCACAAATGCTCATTTGTACCAGTCGGTCAGCTTTGGTCTGCAAGTCATTGGCTCCAGTCTGTAAGAGGATGGATGGGAATTTGTATGTttcaaagcaacaacaacaaaaaataaccagCAATACAATGGCCCATATGTCATGTTGAATATCTACCTTATAATGAAAACAAGTCTAATTAGATAAATCATCAACCTAGTAAATGATCCTGAGAGAGGCAGGCtaaaaactgaaacagtttCCCTGTACACCCCAAAGCTAAAACTGACTGCTGTGATATCAGAACAATATTTACATGCTGTGTTCTTCTCATGCAGTGGTACAATTGTACTGATACGTATTTGTGCAAATACTGCACTATGTACAGAGTAAATGAATATAGGTATGATCACAGAtaagagggaaaagcaaaaccGACATGCTATCCAAAACTTGTGTTTTGTTAAGAAAATCAGGACAAAACTGAGGTGTTCCTTTTAAGTGTCTGAATATTCCTTAGAAATATCTGTCAAAAGATACTTCTCCAGTGCTCTTTTAATCCTTTAATAAGGAATATTTCTTGTATCAAAGAGACAAGGACTGTATTTCCTTCCTTATTTGCTGATCTTCAAAAATACCACTTTAACCTGTATCTAAATTAGCATTAGTAAGAGAAATTATATTAGAACAAAGTAAAAGTTATACCTTCTCCACTATGCCCAGATCTCCTGCAGCCATTACATTTCTAACAATTGTTGCagctttttctgcagcagaataTGCAGAGGCGACCACACGcatgagcagagctggagaagccataatgaaagctgaaaggaaacaaaaggcaaacttagaatcatagaatagtttgggtcggaaaggaccttaagatcatccagttccaaccccctgccacgggcagggatgcctcacactagaccatgtcacccaaggctctgttcaacctggccttgaa
This window of the Melopsittacus undulatus isolate bMelUnd1 chromosome 3, bMelUnd1.mat.Z, whole genome shotgun sequence genome carries:
- the BPNT1 gene encoding 3'(2'),5'-bisphosphate nucleotidase 1, with the translated sequence MASPALLMRVVASAYSAAEKAATIVRNVMAAGDLGIVEKTGANDLQTKADRLVQMSICASLAQKFPKVTIIGEEELPNDEVTEELIEDGHCEEILKKTCPAQYTGIKEEELVIWVDPLDGTKEYTEGLLDHVTVLIGIAYGGKAIAGVINQPYYNYEAGPDAVLGRTIWGVVGIGAFGFQLTEAPAGKHIIVTTRSHSSALVNECISALNPDSVIRVGGAGNKVIQLIEGKASAYVFASPGCKKWDTCAPEAILHAVGGKITDIHGNSFQYNKEVKHMNSAGVLAALRNYDYYASRIPNTVKQSLVP